The proteins below are encoded in one region of Rhizobacter sp.:
- a CDS encoding tripartite tricarboxylate transporter substrate binding protein produces the protein MKAITVAAMTLAASTAMAQAYPDKPIHIVVTFTTGGAPDIIARLIGEKLTAAWNVPTIIDNKPGAGGNTGADAVAKSPADGYTVVVGTVGTHSINGALYKKMPYDMVKDFTPITLLATTPNMLVINNDVPAKNVKELVALGKKDGKMTFASSGSGTSIHVSGELFKSMTGMPMEHIPYKGRAGAIPDLLGGRVTMMFDNMPSSLPLVKEGKLRAIGVTSAKRSAAAPDIPTIAEQGLPGFEAVSWFALFGPANMPKAVTDKLSAEVGKIMKSPEVSKKLLDIGLEPATGTPAELAAYQQKEITKWAKVVKDSGATVD, from the coding sequence ATGAAAGCCATCACTGTTGCTGCGATGACCCTGGCCGCCTCGACCGCGATGGCCCAGGCCTACCCCGACAAGCCCATCCACATCGTCGTGACCTTCACCACTGGCGGTGCGCCCGACATCATTGCGCGCCTGATCGGCGAGAAGCTCACCGCCGCGTGGAACGTGCCGACCATCATCGACAACAAGCCCGGCGCGGGCGGCAACACCGGCGCCGACGCGGTGGCCAAGTCGCCGGCCGACGGGTACACGGTGGTCGTGGGCACGGTGGGCACGCACTCGATCAACGGCGCGCTCTACAAGAAGATGCCCTACGACATGGTGAAGGACTTCACCCCCATCACCCTGCTCGCCACCACTCCCAACATGCTCGTCATCAACAACGACGTGCCGGCGAAGAACGTGAAGGAGCTGGTGGCGCTCGGCAAGAAGGACGGCAAGATGACCTTCGCCTCGTCGGGCTCGGGCACCTCGATCCACGTCTCGGGCGAGCTCTTCAAGAGCATGACGGGCATGCCGATGGAGCACATCCCGTACAAGGGCCGCGCCGGCGCCATCCCCGACCTGCTGGGCGGGCGTGTGACGATGATGTTCGACAACATGCCGTCGAGCCTGCCGCTGGTGAAGGAAGGCAAGCTGCGCGCGATCGGCGTGACGAGTGCCAAGCGTTCGGCCGCCGCGCCCGACATCCCGACCATCGCCGAGCAGGGCCTGCCCGGCTTCGAGGCGGTGTCGTGGTTCGCGCTCTTCGGCCCGGCCAACATGCCCAAGGCCGTGACCGACAAGCTCTCGGCCGAGGTCGGCAAGATCATGAAGTCGCCCGAGGTGAGCAAGAAGCTGCTCGACATCGGCCTCGAGCCCGCAACCGGCACGCCGGCCGAACTGGCGGCCTACCAGCAGAAGGAAATCACCAAGTGGGCGAAGGTGGTGAAGGACTCGGGGGCGACGGTCGACTGA
- a CDS encoding NADH:flavin oxidoreductase/NADH oxidase, with translation MALPKMSRLQQALTLRSLTLRNRIVIAPMCTYSATDGVASDFHLVHLGRYALGGAGLVFVEATAVQPEGRITHGDLGLWNDAQVEPLARIARFLKAHGATPAIQIAHAGRKASMQRPWQGNGPMDASDTARGEVPWPVIAPTAMAVEPGWLMPREMSLDDIAKLKRDFVSAAERALKAGFEVLEMHNAHGYLLHSFLSPITNQRSDAYGGTLAGRMRLPLEVATLLRAAWPQHLPLFVRISSVDAVENGWSIDDSVAYAKALKKIGVDVIDCSSGGITTSPTASAVPREYGFQLPYAKAVREGAGIATMAVGLIVDAHQAERALEDGSADLVAIARQALEDPNWPAKALTALEADQPANERYTHWLPPYGWWLARRAKLIDRLGAWRG, from the coding sequence ATGGCTCTGCCCAAGATGTCACGACTGCAGCAAGCTCTCACCCTGCGCAGCTTGACGCTGCGCAATCGCATCGTCATTGCGCCGATGTGCACCTACTCCGCCACCGATGGCGTGGCGAGCGACTTCCACCTCGTGCACCTCGGGCGCTACGCGCTCGGCGGTGCGGGGCTCGTGTTCGTGGAAGCGACCGCGGTGCAGCCCGAAGGCCGCATCACCCACGGCGACCTCGGGCTGTGGAACGACGCACAGGTGGAGCCGCTGGCCCGCATCGCGCGTTTCCTCAAGGCGCACGGGGCCACGCCCGCCATCCAGATCGCACACGCCGGCCGCAAGGCGAGCATGCAGCGGCCCTGGCAGGGCAACGGGCCGATGGACGCGAGCGACACCGCGCGCGGCGAAGTGCCCTGGCCCGTGATCGCGCCCACCGCGATGGCGGTGGAGCCCGGCTGGCTGATGCCACGCGAGATGAGCCTCGACGACATCGCCAAGCTCAAGCGCGATTTCGTCTCGGCCGCCGAGCGTGCGCTGAAGGCGGGCTTCGAGGTGCTGGAGATGCACAACGCGCACGGCTACCTCTTGCACTCGTTCCTCTCGCCCATCACCAACCAACGCAGCGATGCCTATGGGGGCACCCTTGCCGGCCGCATGCGCCTGCCGCTCGAAGTGGCCACGCTGCTGCGCGCGGCCTGGCCGCAGCACCTGCCGCTCTTCGTGCGCATCTCGTCGGTCGACGCGGTGGAGAACGGCTGGTCGATCGACGACAGCGTGGCCTATGCGAAAGCACTGAAGAAGATCGGCGTCGACGTGATCGACTGCTCGTCGGGCGGCATCACCACCTCGCCCACCGCCTCGGCGGTGCCGCGCGAATACGGTTTCCAGCTGCCGTATGCGAAGGCGGTGCGTGAAGGCGCGGGCATCGCGACGATGGCGGTGGGCCTGATCGTCGATGCGCACCAGGCCGAGCGCGCGCTCGAAGACGGCAGCGCCGACCTCGTGGCCATCGCACGCCAGGCCCTCGAAGACCCGAACTGGCCGGCCAAGGCGCTCACCGCGCTCGAAGCCGACCAGCCTGCCAACGAGCGCTACACGCACTGGCTGCCGCCCTACGGCTGGTGGCTCGCACGCCGCGCCAAGCTGATCGACCGGCTCGGCGCATGGCGCGGCTGA
- a CDS encoding EAL domain-containing protein: MHPEPQALDALLPARALDALYEEAAQGLDAIGHLSWDDTGALHGTPAALAILGLRATETPTVRGLLAMVRRSRQAALMAAWNDAVSARQRRIEMELPCVLASGALRHVRTVAVVEYTPFGQVRQVVAAVQDVTLAQQLSVALTAAEGRLEEAQQMADFGSWEWDFQRNRAIYSAEALRITGMGNTATVSSGLDQAAGLIPPEQREAVLEMFRRAVRERLPSLRYDYHVADATGQRRELHGRAKLVYDGAGKLRRMLGTIQDVTELRDYRRQVHSLAFFDPVTALPNRSWLIERMHQALSQMNGPGHPAEFGMLMLGLDQFKKVNDSLGHSAGDELLKLVGARLSHSMRETDVVARLTGDAFAILAPEVRQADVLARVASKLLQALSAPFDLNGTDVFVTASIGAALYPSDGNSAEALLQHADAALSHAKARGRNNVQFYSPQLTAQASHRLMLESELRRGVERQELLLHYQPKFDLATQKLVGAEALMRWCQPQRGMVSPMSFIPLAEETGLIVRMGTWALHESCHAVASWNRERAADPLKIAVNLSARQFAEGHNLVEAVQGALTASACKPEWLELEITESLLLDGSEGVRQSLEALSAMGITIAIDDFGTGYSALGYLTRLPVQTLKIDRSFVSELPHNGKSAELVKAIVSVGRSLNMALVAEGVETAEQAEYLKNAGCHLAQGYLFGRPLEMAAFDKLLSS, translated from the coding sequence ATGCACCCCGAACCACAAGCCCTGGACGCGCTGCTCCCAGCGCGCGCCCTCGATGCCTTGTATGAAGAGGCGGCGCAGGGTCTCGACGCCATCGGCCACCTGAGCTGGGACGACACCGGCGCCCTGCATGGCACGCCCGCGGCGCTGGCCATCCTCGGCCTGCGTGCCACCGAGACACCCACTGTGCGCGGCCTGCTTGCGATGGTGCGGCGCAGCCGCCAGGCGGCCCTGATGGCTGCGTGGAACGACGCGGTGAGCGCACGCCAGCGGCGCATCGAGATGGAGCTGCCGTGCGTGCTCGCGAGTGGCGCGCTGCGCCACGTGCGCACTGTCGCGGTCGTCGAATACACCCCCTTCGGCCAGGTGCGCCAGGTGGTCGCGGCCGTGCAGGACGTGACGCTCGCGCAGCAACTCTCGGTGGCGCTCACCGCCGCCGAAGGCCGGCTCGAAGAAGCCCAGCAGATGGCTGACTTCGGCTCCTGGGAGTGGGACTTCCAGCGCAACCGCGCCATCTATTCCGCCGAGGCCTTGCGCATCACCGGCATGGGCAACACCGCCACCGTCTCGTCGGGCCTCGACCAGGCGGCGGGGCTCATCCCACCCGAGCAGCGCGAGGCGGTGCTCGAGATGTTCCGCCGAGCGGTGCGCGAACGCCTGCCCTCGCTGCGCTACGACTACCACGTGGCCGATGCCACCGGCCAGCGCCGCGAACTGCACGGCCGCGCCAAGCTCGTGTACGACGGCGCCGGCAAGCTGCGCCGCATGCTGGGCACGATCCAGGACGTGACCGAGTTGCGCGACTACCGCCGGCAAGTGCATTCACTCGCGTTCTTCGACCCCGTCACCGCGCTGCCCAACCGCAGCTGGCTGATCGAGCGCATGCACCAGGCGCTGTCGCAGATGAACGGCCCCGGCCACCCAGCGGAGTTCGGCATGCTGATGCTGGGGCTCGACCAGTTCAAGAAGGTCAACGACTCGCTCGGCCACTCGGCCGGCGACGAGCTGCTCAAGCTCGTGGGCGCGCGCCTCTCGCATTCGATGCGCGAGACCGACGTGGTGGCGCGCCTGACGGGCGACGCTTTCGCCATCCTCGCCCCCGAGGTGCGCCAGGCCGACGTGCTGGCGCGGGTGGCGAGCAAGCTGCTGCAAGCGCTCTCGGCGCCGTTCGACCTCAACGGCACCGATGTCTTCGTGACCGCCAGCATCGGCGCGGCGCTCTACCCGAGCGATGGCAACAGCGCCGAGGCGCTGCTGCAGCACGCCGACGCCGCGCTCTCGCACGCCAAGGCGCGCGGGCGCAACAACGTGCAGTTCTATTCGCCGCAGCTCACCGCGCAGGCGTCACACCGCCTGATGCTGGAGAGCGAGCTGCGCCGTGGTGTGGAGCGGCAGGAGCTGCTGCTGCACTACCAGCCCAAGTTCGACCTTGCCACGCAGAAGCTCGTGGGCGCCGAAGCGCTGATGCGCTGGTGCCAGCCGCAGCGCGGCATGGTGTCGCCGATGAGCTTCATTCCGCTGGCGGAAGAAACCGGCCTCATCGTGCGCATGGGCACCTGGGCACTGCACGAGTCGTGTCATGCAGTCGCGAGCTGGAACCGCGAGCGTGCGGCCGACCCGCTGAAGATCGCGGTCAACCTGTCGGCCCGCCAGTTCGCCGAAGGGCACAACCTGGTGGAAGCGGTGCAGGGCGCGTTGACAGCCAGTGCCTGCAAGCCGGAGTGGCTGGAACTCGAGATCACCGAAAGCCTGCTGCTCGACGGCAGCGAAGGCGTGCGACAAAGTCTGGAAGCGCTCTCGGCGATGGGCATCACGATTGCGATCGATGACTTCGGCACCGGGTATTCGGCGCTGGGCTACCTCACCCGTTTGCCGGTGCAAACCTTGAAGATCGACCGCAGCTTCGTGTCGGAGCTGCCTCACAACGGCAAGAGCGCCGAGCTGGTGAAGGCCATCGTGTCGGTGGGGCGCTCGCTCAACATGGCGTTGGTGGCGGAGGGTGTCGAGACGGCTGAGCAGGCTGAGTACCTGAAGAACGCGGGGTGCCATTTGGCCCAGGGTTATCTCTTCGGGCGGCCGCTGGAGATGGCGGCGTTCGACAAGCTGCTCAGTTCCTGA
- a CDS encoding DHA2 family efflux MFS transporter permease subunit — protein sequence MTTPTLDDKKIDDKKRWTALAVLCIGVLMIVLDTTIVNVALPSIRADLGFTETSLVWVVNAYMLTFGGFLLLGGRLGDLYGHRKLFLLGLVLFTAASAACGLAQGQAMLIVARAVQGIGGAVVSAVSLSLIMNLFTAPADRAKAMGIYGFVCAGGGSVGVLLGGLLTSSLNWHWIFLVNLPIGVLVYALSMGLLPKGRGQAHGEKLDVGGAITVTAAMLLAVYAVVNGNQAGWGSTQTLGLLAAAVVLLGVFVAIEARVQHPLMPLKLFRSRNLAVSNVVGVLWAAGMFAWFFISALYLQLVLDYTPMQVGLAFLPSNIIMAIFSLGISAKMVMRFGLRKPLAAGLLMAAVGLALFARAPVDGTFWVDVLPGMLLLGLGAGIAFNPVLLAAMSDVSPADSGLASGIVNTSFMMGGSLGLAVLASLADARRDALLSMGASTPVALSGGYAIAFVVGACFAAAAGLIGAGLLRVSGPVANSHDSVGPATV from the coding sequence ATGACGACCCCCACCCTCGACGACAAGAAGATCGACGACAAGAAACGCTGGACGGCACTCGCCGTGCTGTGCATCGGCGTGCTGATGATCGTGCTCGACACGACCATCGTGAACGTGGCCCTGCCCTCGATCCGCGCCGACCTCGGTTTCACCGAAACGTCGCTCGTGTGGGTGGTCAACGCCTACATGCTGACCTTCGGCGGCTTCCTGCTGCTCGGCGGCCGGCTGGGCGACCTGTACGGCCACCGCAAGCTCTTCCTGCTGGGCCTCGTGCTCTTCACCGCTGCGTCGGCCGCGTGCGGGCTGGCCCAAGGCCAGGCGATGCTCATCGTCGCGCGCGCGGTGCAGGGCATCGGCGGTGCGGTGGTGTCGGCGGTGTCGCTCTCGCTGATCATGAACCTCTTCACCGCGCCGGCCGACCGCGCCAAGGCGATGGGCATCTACGGCTTCGTCTGCGCCGGTGGCGGCAGCGTGGGCGTGCTGCTGGGTGGCCTGCTCACGAGCAGCCTCAACTGGCACTGGATCTTCCTCGTCAACCTGCCGATCGGCGTGCTGGTCTACGCACTCAGCATGGGCCTGCTGCCGAAGGGCCGCGGCCAGGCGCACGGCGAGAAGCTCGACGTGGGCGGCGCCATCACGGTGACGGCCGCGATGCTGCTCGCGGTCTATGCGGTGGTGAACGGCAACCAGGCCGGCTGGGGCTCCACGCAGACCCTCGGCCTGCTGGCCGCGGCCGTGGTGTTGCTGGGCGTCTTCGTCGCCATCGAAGCACGTGTGCAGCACCCGCTGATGCCGCTCAAGCTCTTCCGCTCGCGCAACCTCGCCGTCTCGAACGTGGTGGGCGTGCTGTGGGCCGCCGGCATGTTCGCGTGGTTCTTCATCTCGGCGCTCTACCTGCAGCTGGTGCTCGACTACACGCCGATGCAGGTGGGCCTCGCCTTCCTGCCGTCGAACATCATCATGGCCATCTTCTCGCTGGGCATCTCGGCCAAGATGGTGATGCGCTTCGGCCTGCGCAAGCCGCTCGCGGCCGGCCTCTTGATGGCCGCGGTGGGCCTCGCGCTCTTCGCACGTGCGCCGGTCGACGGCACCTTCTGGGTCGACGTGCTGCCGGGCATGCTGCTGCTCGGCCTGGGCGCCGGCATCGCGTTCAACCCGGTGCTGCTGGCGGCGATGAGCGATGTGTCACCCGCCGATTCCGGCCTGGCCTCGGGCATCGTCAACACCTCGTTCATGATGGGCGGCTCGCTTGGCCTGGCGGTGCTGGCGAGCCTGGCCGATGCGCGGCGCGATGCCTTGCTGTCGATGGGCGCGAGCACGCCGGTGGCGCTGAGTGGCGGTTATGCGATCGCGTTCGTCGTCGGCGCGTGCTTTGCGGCTGCGGCGGGGTTGATCGGGGCGGGGCTGCTGCGTGTCTCTGGGCCTGTCGCGAACTCGCATGATTCTGTGGGGCCCGCCACCGTGTGA
- a CDS encoding VOC family protein encodes MSTPTIDAYLNFDGTCADAMRFYEKTLGGKLEMMMKLSESPDPAMRAPADAPPEVKNRILHASLLVGEQRLLASDTMPGQPYEGQKGFGLALTYPTVAEARKVFDTFATGGRVDMPMSPTFWAEAFGAVVDRFGTCWLINGGPKEMG; translated from the coding sequence ATGAGCACACCGACCATCGACGCCTACCTCAACTTCGACGGCACCTGCGCCGACGCCATGCGCTTCTACGAGAAGACGCTGGGCGGCAAGCTCGAGATGATGATGAAACTCTCGGAGTCGCCCGACCCGGCGATGCGCGCGCCGGCAGACGCGCCGCCCGAGGTGAAGAACCGCATCCTGCATGCGTCGCTGCTGGTCGGCGAACAGCGCCTGCTCGCCTCCGATACCATGCCCGGCCAGCCCTACGAGGGCCAGAAGGGTTTCGGCCTCGCCCTCACCTACCCGACCGTCGCCGAAGCGCGCAAGGTGTTCGACACCTTCGCCACCGGCGGCCGTGTCGACATGCCGATGTCGCCCACCTTCTGGGCCGAGGCCTTCGGCGCGGTGGTCGACCGCTTCGGCACCTGCTGGCTCATCAACGGCGGCCCCAAAGAGATGGGCTGA
- a CDS encoding transcriptional regulator produces MSFKRSYEDGCAAAHALDLVGERWALLIVRELVFGGKRFTDLRAGLPGISPNVLTLRLEELEQASVLRRRRLLPPAATYVYELTDWGRELAPLLSALGRWGSRSPLMTQGLPVSTASLMMSLQTLFSAELAGDFRATIGLRLGDERFHAVVAEGSIAVERGEAETPDAVITGSTAALADVIYGGRKLTEAVKAGDLALDGDKAAVKRFVTLFVLPEPVPAAG; encoded by the coding sequence ATGAGCTTCAAGCGCAGTTACGAAGACGGGTGCGCCGCCGCGCACGCACTCGACCTGGTGGGGGAGCGCTGGGCGCTCCTCATCGTGCGCGAGCTGGTGTTCGGCGGCAAGCGCTTCACCGACCTGCGCGCCGGCCTGCCCGGCATCAGCCCCAACGTGCTCACGCTGCGGCTCGAAGAGCTGGAGCAGGCCTCGGTGCTGCGGCGCCGCCGCCTCTTGCCGCCGGCCGCCACCTACGTCTACGAGCTCACCGACTGGGGCCGCGAACTCGCGCCGCTGCTGAGCGCGCTGGGCCGCTGGGGCTCACGCTCGCCCTTGATGACACAGGGGCTGCCGGTGTCGACGGCGTCGTTGATGATGTCCCTGCAGACGCTCTTCAGCGCCGAACTCGCGGGCGACTTCCGCGCCACGATCGGGCTGCGGCTCGGCGACGAGCGCTTCCATGCGGTGGTGGCCGAAGGCAGCATCGCCGTCGAGCGTGGCGAGGCCGAGACACCCGATGCCGTGATCACCGGCAGCACGGCGGCACTGGCCGACGTGATCTATGGCGGGCGCAAGCTCACCGAGGCGGTCAAGGCCGGCGACCTCGCCCTCGACGGCGACAAGGCCGCCGTCAAGCGTTTCGTCACGCTCTTCGTGTTGCCCGAGCCGGTGCCGGCCGCGGGCTGA
- a CDS encoding LysR family transcriptional regulator — protein sequence MASNDLQLDWLRAFVAVVDAGSLTAAAPLVHRSQSALSMQLKKLEDAIGRPVLSRGPRLLELTASGHELLGYARRVLALHDEAVAALRGPALSGRVTLGVPDDYAVAYLAPVLRSFAARHAAVELTLVCEQSTLLIPRVQRGEIDLAVVTRDRPQRGTLLFHEPLVWVGAPQHEAWRRDPLPIAVYEPGSLARRGALSALAAHGRRHRIVYNSSSLPGHVAAVESGLAIAALTRCSVPTGLQILGERQGLPALPPMEVAALRSKASAGSAAVDALQEQVVATLRRAE from the coding sequence ATGGCCTCGAACGACCTGCAACTCGACTGGCTGCGCGCCTTCGTGGCGGTGGTCGACGCCGGCTCGCTCACTGCCGCCGCGCCGCTGGTGCACCGCTCGCAATCGGCGCTGAGCATGCAGCTCAAGAAGCTCGAAGACGCCATCGGCCGCCCGGTGCTGAGCCGCGGCCCGCGCCTGCTGGAGCTCACCGCGAGCGGCCATGAGCTGCTCGGCTACGCGCGCCGCGTGCTGGCGCTGCACGACGAGGCGGTCGCCGCACTGCGGGGCCCGGCCCTCTCCGGCCGCGTGACACTCGGCGTGCCCGACGACTATGCGGTGGCCTACCTCGCCCCCGTGCTGCGCAGCTTCGCCGCGCGGCATGCGGCCGTCGAACTCACCCTCGTGTGCGAGCAGTCCACGCTGCTGATCCCTCGGGTGCAGCGGGGCGAGATCGACCTGGCCGTCGTCACGCGCGACCGGCCGCAGCGAGGCACCCTGCTCTTCCACGAGCCGCTGGTGTGGGTGGGGGCTCCCCAGCACGAAGCTTGGCGGCGCGACCCGCTGCCCATCGCCGTCTACGAACCGGGCAGCCTCGCACGGCGAGGTGCACTGTCCGCCCTCGCCGCCCACGGCCGCCGGCATCGCATCGTCTACAACAGCTCCAGCCTGCCCGGCCACGTGGCGGCGGTGGAGAGCGGCCTCGCGATCGCCGCGCTCACCCGCTGCAGCGTGCCGACGGGGCTGCAGATCCTCGGCGAACGGCAGGGCCTGCCGGCGCTGCCGCCGATGGAAGTCGCCGCGCTGCGCAGCAAGGCCTCGGCGGGCTCGGCGGCCGTCGACGCCCTGCAGGAGCAGGTCGTCGCCACGCTGCGCCGCGCGGAATGA
- a CDS encoding DMT family transporter yields MNPNDRTALRHGTILVVAGGLLLGTLGVFVEEAGAHPLTTVWCRCAFGLLALSVWGLASRRLGELRLPWRAWRWAAAAALLMIVNWALFFAAIPRLSIGLATVVFHVQPLWVLVLGAWWWRQPVTARQWGAVLVALLGLGLASGLLDEAWPGDPQRYALGLLMCFGGSLSYALVTLIAKAAKEVGSLAMAWWQCAIGTVLLLAWPLLHGWPAGGAAWAWLAGLGALHTGLAYVLLYAGMARLPTDRIAVLQFVYPLAAIGVDWIVYGRALSPVQLGGAALMALALLSLKRGPSGLTRPAPPRPGCAGPRPS; encoded by the coding sequence ATGAACCCGAACGACCGCACCGCGTTGCGCCACGGCACCATCTTGGTGGTGGCTGGGGGCCTGCTCCTGGGCACGCTCGGCGTGTTCGTCGAAGAGGCCGGGGCGCACCCACTCACCACCGTGTGGTGCCGCTGTGCCTTCGGCCTGCTGGCGCTGAGCGTGTGGGGCCTGGCGTCTCGCCGCCTGGGCGAGCTGCGCCTGCCGTGGCGCGCGTGGCGATGGGCCGCGGCGGCGGCGCTGCTGATGATCGTCAACTGGGCGCTTTTCTTCGCGGCCATCCCCCGCCTGTCGATCGGGCTGGCCACCGTGGTGTTCCACGTGCAGCCGCTGTGGGTGCTGGTGCTGGGCGCGTGGTGGTGGCGCCAGCCGGTCACCGCGCGGCAGTGGGGCGCGGTGCTCGTGGCGCTGCTTGGCCTGGGCCTGGCCTCGGGCCTGCTCGACGAAGCCTGGCCCGGCGACCCGCAGCGTTATGCGCTGGGGCTGCTCATGTGCTTCGGCGGCTCCCTGAGCTATGCGCTCGTCACGCTGATCGCGAAGGCGGCGAAGGAGGTCGGCTCGTTGGCGATGGCGTGGTGGCAATGCGCCATCGGCACCGTGCTGCTGCTGGCGTGGCCGCTGCTGCACGGCTGGCCCGCGGGTGGTGCGGCGTGGGCCTGGCTGGCCGGGCTCGGCGCGCTGCACACCGGCCTTGCGTATGTGCTGCTCTACGCGGGCATGGCCCGCCTGCCCACCGATCGCATCGCGGTGCTGCAGTTCGTCTACCCGCTGGCGGCGATCGGGGTCGACTGGATCGTCTACGGCCGCGCCTTGAGCCCCGTGCAGCTGGGTGGGGCCGCGCTGATGGCGCTGGCCCTCTTGAGCCTCAAGCGAGGCCCGTCCGGGCTCACTCGGCCTGCACCGCCTCGACCTGGATGCGCAGGCCCACGTCCATCTTGA
- a CDS encoding polyisoprenoid-binding protein, whose amino-acid sequence MKALALFSMLALAAAAHAAPATYTVDPMHTFPSFEADHMGMSMWRGKINKNTGTIVLDKAAGSGSVDITMDVTSIDFGLDIMNSKAREAELFDTAKFPQARYTGKLDGFSNDAPSRVVGELTLRGVTKPVTLTIHTFKCIPHPMLKRDWCGADASATINRADFGMDAGKDWGFKMDVGLRIQVEAVQAE is encoded by the coding sequence ATGAAAGCACTCGCCCTCTTCAGCATGCTGGCCCTGGCCGCCGCCGCGCACGCCGCCCCGGCCACCTACACCGTCGACCCGATGCACACCTTCCCGAGCTTCGAGGCCGACCACATGGGCATGTCGATGTGGCGCGGCAAGATCAACAAGAACACCGGCACCATCGTGCTCGACAAGGCGGCCGGCAGCGGCAGCGTCGACATCACGATGGACGTGACCAGCATCGACTTCGGCCTCGACATCATGAACAGCAAGGCGCGCGAAGCCGAGCTCTTCGACACCGCCAAATTCCCGCAGGCGCGCTACACGGGCAAGCTCGACGGCTTCAGCAACGACGCCCCCTCTCGCGTGGTGGGCGAGCTCACGCTGCGCGGCGTGACCAAGCCAGTGACGCTCACCATCCACACCTTCAAGTGCATCCCGCACCCCATGCTCAAGCGCGACTGGTGCGGTGCCGATGCGTCGGCCACGATCAACCGCGCCGACTTCGGCATGGACGCTGGCAAGGATTGGGGTTTCAAGATGGACGTGGGCCTGCGCATCCAGGTCGAGGCGGTGCAGGCCGAGTGA
- a CDS encoding helix-turn-helix transcriptional regulator — MDAATLHTLDVALRAGLVTLMLFVGAVLWRDARSPSCRPGALVALGVAAYALQSSAGFAGWPPLWRAPVAMLSTGNAVMFWLFARSLFEDDFRWHPRHALLWAVLAGLALFGCVFGPRLWLGLTITGVTLGFSVLAVAQTLASWRADLVERRRRLRVFIVGAGALYTVVQMGPRLGSAGPVGPVLALVDMAMLSAIALVVSWRLIAVPSQGLLVPTQPPPLPVPETRTPAAATAPEPPVDPALIAALERLMAEERVYREEGLTIARLAERLAVPEYKLRRAINQGLGYRNFNVFLNRYRLDEAKAALADPAQAPVPVLTIALDAGFQSLGPFNRAFKAETGQTPTEFRKAALT, encoded by the coding sequence ATGGATGCTGCCACCCTGCACACGCTCGACGTCGCGCTGCGCGCGGGGCTGGTCACGCTGATGCTCTTCGTGGGGGCGGTGCTGTGGCGCGACGCCCGCTCTCCATCGTGCCGGCCCGGGGCGCTGGTGGCGCTGGGCGTGGCCGCGTATGCGCTGCAGTCGTCGGCCGGCTTCGCGGGCTGGCCGCCCTTGTGGCGTGCGCCGGTGGCGATGCTGTCGACGGGCAATGCCGTCATGTTCTGGCTCTTCGCACGCTCTCTCTTCGAGGACGACTTCCGCTGGCACCCGCGGCACGCGCTGCTGTGGGCGGTGCTGGCGGGGCTGGCGCTCTTCGGCTGCGTGTTCGGCCCGCGGCTGTGGCTGGGTCTCACGATCACGGGCGTCACGCTCGGCTTCTCGGTGCTGGCCGTGGCGCAGACGCTCGCCTCCTGGCGCGCCGACCTGGTGGAGCGGCGGCGCCGGCTGCGCGTCTTCATCGTTGGCGCGGGTGCGCTCTACACGGTGGTGCAGATGGGCCCGCGCCTCGGGTCGGCCGGGCCGGTCGGGCCGGTGCTGGCGCTGGTCGACATGGCGATGCTGTCGGCCATCGCGCTCGTCGTGTCGTGGCGGCTCATCGCCGTGCCGAGCCAGGGCCTGCTGGTGCCGACCCAGCCGCCGCCCTTGCCGGTGCCCGAGACCCGCACCCCGGCCGCGGCCACCGCCCCAGAGCCGCCGGTCGACCCGGCGCTCATCGCCGCGCTCGAGCGCCTGATGGCCGAAGAGCGGGTCTACCGCGAAGAAGGCTTGACCATCGCCCGCCTGGCGGAACGGCTCGCCGTGCCCGAGTACAAGCTGCGCCGCGCCATCAACCAGGGCCTGGGCTACCGCAACTTCAACGTCTTCCTCAACCGCTACCGGCTCGACGAGGCCAAGGCCGCGCTGGCCGACCCGGCGCAGGCGCCCGTGCCGGTGCTGACCATCGCGCTCGACGCCGGCTTCCAGTCGCTCGGCCCCTTCAACCGCGCCTTCAAGGCCGAGACGGGCCAGACGCCGACCGAATTCCGCAAAGCAGCATTGACCTGA